The proteins below come from a single Triticum aestivum cultivar Chinese Spring chromosome 5D, IWGSC CS RefSeq v2.1, whole genome shotgun sequence genomic window:
- the LOC123123369 gene encoding protein FAR1-RELATED SEQUENCE 5-like isoform X1, with protein MDLFVPPEGDSEKRISHGQMEGAAVAHPIESQASISVAQGDIRRAGDLCSGGGNAGSVGEGPLLQVCSEATSRWTHRVRIRKAPAERELNPNRKSALELSMRAFISKRDGNVVNPAVGTSFDSLDEAYQFYNLYSWEVGFGIRYSKSRLNVERVKCMQEIVCGCAGKPKRENTRSTRCGCAARIRLLRSDDNGWYISEHMPLHNHSLSSTCGEKMHWPSHRLIDRYTKDLVTQLRENNVSLGKVFSIVGSFFGSVDNVPFTKRSLKTLCCKLNKEQSDSDARKTLDILAEMKANDPEFNYTVQVDDESRIKTLMWVNGRSVE; from the exons ATGGACCTGTTCGTGCCGCCGGAGGGCGATTCAGAAAAGAG GATTAGCCATGGGCAGATGGAGGGTGCTGCTGTTGCGCACCCTATAGAGTCCCAGGCATCTATCAGCGTCGCCCAGGGCGACATCCGCCGTGCCGGAGACCTCTGCAGCGGCGGCGGAAATGCTGGATCTGTCGGCGAGGGCCCGCTTTTGCAAGTGTGCTCAGAGGCTACCAGCAGATGGACACACAG AGTAAGGATCAGGAAAGCCCCTGCGGAGCGAGAGCTAAATCCTAACCGGAAAAGTGCTCTTGAACTATCGATGAGGGCGTTCATAAGTAAACGAGATGGCAATGTAGTCAACCCAGCAGTCGGAACTTCATTTGATTCACTAGATGAGGCGTATCAATTCTACAATTTGTATTCGTGGGAGGTTGGATTTGGCATAAGGTATTCGAAAAGCAGGCTAAATGTGGAGAGGGTGAAGTGCATGCAGGAGATTGTATGTGGATGCGCG GGTAAACCGAAGAGGGAGAATACAAGATCAACTAGGTGCGGCTGTGCTGCCAGGATTAGGCTACTGAGGTCGGATGACAATGGATGGTATATTTCAGAGCACATGCCTCTTCACAACCACTCTCTCTCAAGTACTTGTGGCGAGAAAATGCACTGGCCTTCACACAGGCTCATTGATCGCTACACTAAAGATCTTGTTACGCAGCTGAGAGAAAACAATGTTAGCCTTGGAAAGGTTTTTAGCATAGTTGGTAGTTTTTTTGGATCAGTTGACAATGTGCCATTTACAAAAAGGTCATTGAAGACGCTGTGCTGCAAGCTAAACAAAGAACAGTCTGATTCAGATGCCCGGAAGACACTGGACATACTTGCAGAGATGAAGGCAAACGATCCAGAATTCAATTATACTGTCCAAGTTGATGATGAGAGCAGAATAAAAACACTTATGTGGGTTAACGGGCGCAGTGTAGAATAG